From the Mycobacterium sp. 155 genome, the window TTCTGCTCGGCGGTAAGCGCCACGAAACAACTCCATCAAATCGGTCCGCGAACATATTCTCGACACAGCCACCGCGGCCTGCAGCGTGTGCCGGATCGCCGGAAAGCTTAGCAGTGGGCCGCGGCGAGCCGCGAATTCAGCTTCCGCGGCGAGCCGCGAATCCAGCTCCAGCGGCGAGCCGCGAATTCAGCTTCCGCGGCGAGCCGCGAATCCAGCTCCAGCGGCGAGCCGCGTCCAGCTTGAGGGGCGAGCCGCGAATTCAGCTTGAGTGCGCAGAAAGAATCGATCGGGCACAGTCGGTGTCGGTCCTCATCTCCATCACCAGGTCGTCGACCGAATTGAACTTCTCCTGGCCGCGGATGCGGGCCACGAAGTCGACTGCCACGTGCTGGCCGTACAAATCGGCATTGGTGTCGAGGACGAACGCCTCTACGGTGCGCGTGCGGCCGGAGAATGTCGGATTGGTACCGACCGACACGGCTGCCTGGTACCGCTCCCCGGGAATGACCGTGCCCATCATCGGCCCGTGGCCCAGCACCGTGAACCACGCCGCATATACGCCGTCGGCCGGAATCGCCGAGTACATCGGCGGGGCCACGTTGGCGGTGGGGAATCCCAACACCCGGCCGCGGCCCTCGCCACGCACCACGACACCCTCGACACGATGTGGCCGGCCCAGCGCCTCCGCCGCCGCTACCACGTCACCGGCATCGACACAGGACCGGATGTAGGTGGACGAGAAGGTGACGCGCTCGTCGCGGTGCTCGGGGTCGAGGGGTTCGGTCACCAACGACATGGCCTCGACCGCGAAACCGAAGCGTTCACCGGCGTCGCGCAGCATGTCGACATTGCCTGCGGCCTTCTTGCCGAAGGTGAAGTTCTTCCCCACGACCACCTCGACCACATGCAGGTGCTCCACCAGCAGCTCGTGGATGTAGCGCTCGGGGGTGAGCTTCATGAAGTCCGAGGTGAACGGCATCACCAGAAACACGTCGACCCCGAGCTCTTCGATGAGTTCGGCGCGTCTGGCCAGCGTGGTGAGCTGCGCCGGATGACTGCCCGGGAACACCACTTCCATCGGATGGGGGTCGAAGGTCATCAGTACCACCGGT encodes:
- a CDS encoding bifunctional riboflavin kinase/FAD synthetase; translation: MQRWRGQDEIPTDWGRCVVTIGVFDGVHRGHAELISHAVKAGRSRGIPVVLMTFDPHPMEVVFPGSHPAQLTTLARRAELIEELGVDVFLVMPFTSDFMKLTPERYIHELLVEHLHVVEVVVGKNFTFGKKAAGNVDMLRDAGERFGFAVEAMSLVTEPLDPEHRDERVTFSSTYIRSCVDAGDVVAAAEALGRPHRVEGVVVRGEGRGRVLGFPTANVAPPMYSAIPADGVYAAWFTVLGHGPMMGTVIPGERYQAAVSVGTNPTFSGRTRTVEAFVLDTNADLYGQHVAVDFVARIRGQEKFNSVDDLVMEMRTDTDCARSILSAHSS